The genomic segment GGTATGTTGtgtctagtcctggccagtgcggctgtagaatgtttgtttggttgatTGTGAACCTGTTGTTATTTTCGAGtgtatattgttgttgttgtgttttgaaatttttgggatgtcctactcacggggaggtcatgccgaaatttctgtaggcccaaaTGAACATCTTAAACTCGTTTTCGTTGTTTACACCAATTAATCCTTGTTGtttggtaattaaatattaattaagagcACGGGTCCTGACAGTTTGGTATCAGGGCGTAACTGGGATACGCTCGAAATAGAGTCTAGGACACTTGAGTTTAgacacaaataaaatgattgtgcATGTATTTGATTATTTGCTCTTACTTGTTTatatgttttgaattaatttaattagcaTGACTAGAGCGttagtttaagtttatgttctTATACTCAACCGATTACTCTGTTTCTGCCTGTGGATTAAATCCTTATGTCTTGTAGATGGCACCGGGACGTAAGGGTAGAAAAGGAAAGGAAGCTGTTCAGGAATCTGAAGCTCCTAATGTAAGAGGACTTAATGAGACTGATTGGGGAAGACGAGGTCGTCGTCCTCGTGGTGAAGCACGAAATGTTAACGTTGAGCATGAAGTGGATCAATTGACTAGAGGAATGGGTGAAATGGAACTTGTGATATCTCGATTTCAGAACATGCGTCCTCCTCGATTCCTTGGGAATGAAGATGGTGAGAAAGCTGTAGCATGGTTAAAAAGTATGAAGCGTTTGTTCAATATGTTGGATTACACTCCTGATTTGCAGCTTCTGTTGGATATTTGTCAATTAAAAGACCGAGCTCAGTTATGGTGGGAGACTACTGAGGAAGCTCTGAAAGAATCAGGTGAAAGAGTTACTTGTGATGTATTTTGCGCTCAGTTTGCTCGAGAGTATTCACCGCTTTCGTATTATTCGGCCAAGGAAGCTGAATTCAATAGATTGACTCAAGGTAATATGACTGTAGTGGAGTATGCCTCTCAATTTTCAgcacttcttgcctatgttCCTCATGTTGCTAGCAGTGATCGGAACAAGCTATCGCATTTTATGCAAGGATTGAATCGAACCATTTGCACTTTAGTAATAGCTGGAGCACCTGTTAATTATGCCGATGCTGTAGAGAAAGCCAAGAATGTGGAGGCAAGTCTACTTTTGGCAGAACCACAATCAGTTCAACCAGGTTTTTTTCAGAGTTTCGGAGGTAATGTGCTGATGCCAGTTGGTGCACTACTATACCGTCCTTTACTGTCGTATCAGCCTTCGCAGTCTTATCAACAACCAAAGCAGCAAAACTTTAAGGCCAAAGGAAAACAGTTCAAAAAACAGACTCGTAGtagttcttctagttccagcagtcAGCATGGAA from the Primulina tabacum isolate GXHZ01 chromosome 16, ASM2559414v2, whole genome shotgun sequence genome contains:
- the LOC142528492 gene encoding uncharacterized protein LOC142528492, which produces MAPGRKGRKGKEAVQESEAPNVRGLNETDWGRRGRRPRGEARNVNVEHEVDQLTRGMGEMELVISRFQNMRPPRFLGNEDGEKAVAWLKSMKRLFNMLDYTPDLQLLLDICQLKDRAQLWWETTEEALKESGERVTCDVFCAQFAREYSPLSYYSAKEAEFNRLTQGNMTVVEYASQFSALLAYVPHVASSDRNKLSHFMQGLNRTICTLVIAGAPVNYADAVEKAKNVEASLLLAEPQSVQPGFFQSFGGNVLMPVGALLYRPLLSYQPSQSYQQPKQQNFKAKGKQFKKQTRSSSSSSSSQHGSSVGSLGGVVCDRCGGKHFSTQCTGVHGSCNICGQVGHYARVCPNAIRQQFQQPQFGQGFRGQTSRPFVPTQSFQQSSYPQPKGSVQQRFPGPQQARVHALTQDQVQDAPGGVIAGKRFEISDIPVVKEFPDVFPDEIPGFPPQREIDFSIELVSGTNPISRAAYRLAPAELKELKEQLQD